In a single window of the Pongo abelii isolate AG06213 chromosome 1, NHGRI_mPonAbe1-v2.0_pri, whole genome shotgun sequence genome:
- the SFN gene encoding 14-3-3 protein sigma, producing MERASLIQKAKLAEQAERYEDMAAFMKGAVEKGEELSCEERNLLSVAYKNVVGGQRAAWRVLSSIEQKSNEEGSEEKGPEVRDYREKVETELQGVCDTVLGLLDSHLIKEAGDAESRVFYLKMKGDYYRYLAEVATGDDKKRIIDSARSAYQEAMDISKKEMPPTNPIRLGLALNFSVFHYEIANSPEEAISLAKTTFDEAMADLHTLSEDSYKDSTLIMQLLRDNLTLWTADNAGEEGGEAPQEPQS from the coding sequence ATGGAGAGAGCCAGTCTGATCCAGAAGGCCAAGCTGGCAGAGCAGGCCGAACGCTATGAGGACATGGCAGCCTTCATGAAGGGCGCCGTGGAGAAGGGCGAGGAGCTCTCCTGCGAAGAGCGAAACCTGCTCTCAGTAGCCTATAAGAACGTGGTGGGCGGCCAGAGGGCTGCCTGGAGGGTCCTGTCCAGTATTGAACAGAAAAGCAACGAGGAAGGCTCGGAGGAGAAGGGCCCCGAGGTGCGTGACTACCGGGAGAAGGTGGAGACTGAGCTCCAGGGCGTGTGCGACACCGTGCTGGGCCTGCTGGACAGCCACCTCATCAAGGAGGCTGGGGACGCCGAGAGCCGGGTCTTCTACCTGAAGATGAAGGGTGACTACTACCGCTACCTGGCCGAGGTGGCCACCGGTGACGACAAGAAGCGCATCATTGACTCAGCCCGGTCAGCCTACCAGGAGGCCATGGACATCAGCAAGAAGGAGATGCCGCCCACCAACCCCATCCGCCTGGGCCTGGCCCTGAACTTTTCCGTCTTCCACTACGAGATCGCCAACAGCCCCGAGGAGGCCATCTCTCTGGCCAAGACCACTTTCGACGAGGCCATGGCTGATCTGCACACCCTCAGCGAGGACTCCTACAAAGACAGCACCCTCATCATGCAGCTGCTGAGAGACAACCTGACACTGTGGACGGCCGACAACGCCGGGGAAGAGGGGGGCGAGGCTCCCCAGGAGCCCCAGAGCTGA